Proteins encoded in a region of the Elizabethkingia bruuniana genome:
- a CDS encoding DUF695 domain-containing protein translates to MSSWFNYRFHDEEGNVVFLRGKENIDEHIASGKYSQRLEIAYRFRGNDKTNLPDETMLGKLDNLEHKFEKEFAKEGKAILALSFTGKNRRVWYVYTSDVHSAIVAINMAANVETELDIIHDTDENWEFYKNFYSKK, encoded by the coding sequence ATGAGCAGTTGGTTTAACTACAGGTTTCACGATGAAGAAGGAAATGTTGTATTCCTTCGCGGTAAAGAAAACATCGATGAACATATTGCTTCCGGAAAATATTCTCAGCGATTGGAGATTGCTTATCGTTTTAGAGGAAATGATAAGACAAATCTACCGGACGAAACTATGCTGGGTAAACTGGATAATCTTGAGCATAAATTTGAAAAGGAATTTGCGAAAGAAGGCAAAGCTATTTTAGCCCTATCCTTTACTGGTAAAAACAGAAGAGTATGGTACGTATACACTTCCGATGTACACAGTGCAATTGTTGCCATTAATATGGCCGCGAATGTAGAAACAGAGCTGGATATCATACATGATACAGATGAGAATTGGGAGTTTTATAAAAATTTTTATTCAAAAAAATAA
- a CDS encoding anthranilate synthase component I family protein, with amino-acid sequence MNFNQNINITTKHKNYLSDLYTPIGIYLRLRDRYRDTILLESAGNQNTSNNYSFICVNAISGIEIKSLTEIEVKFPNQAPEKYQLGSEKLTQVLQEFSNCFVPGKSEHPLANLAQGLYGYTSYDAVQFFDTVKFKPASPETDIPLMRYRLYQYVIAINHFNDEMTIFENKIKGLESDFSTLETFINQKNAPVFPFETKDEEKSNLTDEEMAELVEMAKKHAMRGDTFQMVLSRRFEQQFSGDEFNVYRALRNINPSPYLFYFDYGSYKIFGSSPESQLIIKDQKAIIHPIAGTFKRTGNVETDLASAEALKKDPKENAEHTMLVDLARNDLSIMGKNTKVSKLKEIHFFSHVIHMVSEVTADVAVGTNPFEMIATTFPQGTLSGAPKYMAMELIDKYEKTSRGYYGGCIGFVGFDGSCNQAIMIRTFLSKNNTLYYQAGAGVVAKSDTQSEVQEVKNKLNALKSALKKASKMVNY; translated from the coding sequence ATGAATTTTAACCAGAACATTAACATTACAACCAAACATAAAAATTATCTGAGTGACCTGTATACACCTATAGGAATCTATCTTCGTCTTCGCGACCGTTACCGTGATACTATTCTGTTAGAGAGTGCCGGAAACCAAAATACAAGTAACAATTACTCTTTTATCTGTGTAAATGCAATTTCCGGTATTGAGATTAAAAGCCTTACAGAAATAGAAGTTAAATTCCCTAATCAGGCACCTGAAAAATACCAGCTAGGAAGTGAAAAACTCACACAGGTTTTACAGGAGTTTTCCAATTGTTTTGTTCCGGGAAAATCTGAACATCCATTGGCAAATCTGGCGCAGGGATTATACGGATACACAAGCTACGATGCTGTTCAGTTCTTCGATACTGTAAAATTCAAGCCAGCTTCTCCGGAAACCGATATTCCGCTAATGCGTTACAGGTTATATCAATACGTAATTGCCATTAATCATTTCAATGACGAAATGACAATTTTCGAGAATAAAATCAAAGGGCTGGAATCTGATTTCTCTACTCTGGAAACCTTTATCAATCAAAAAAATGCGCCTGTATTTCCTTTTGAAACAAAAGATGAGGAGAAGTCCAACCTTACTGATGAAGAAATGGCTGAATTAGTAGAAATGGCTAAAAAGCATGCGATGAGAGGCGATACTTTCCAGATGGTACTCAGTCGCAGATTCGAGCAACAGTTTTCAGGAGATGAATTCAATGTCTACAGAGCGTTGCGAAATATCAACCCATCCCCTTACCTGTTTTATTTCGATTATGGAAGTTACAAAATCTTTGGTTCCAGCCCGGAAAGCCAGTTGATTATAAAAGATCAGAAAGCAATCATCCATCCAATCGCCGGAACATTTAAGCGTACCGGAAATGTAGAAACGGATCTGGCTTCGGCAGAAGCACTAAAAAAAGATCCAAAAGAAAATGCTGAGCATACAATGCTTGTGGATCTTGCAAGAAATGACCTTAGCATAATGGGTAAAAACACAAAAGTTTCCAAGCTAAAAGAAATCCACTTCTTTTCTCATGTTATTCATATGGTAAGCGAGGTTACCGCAGACGTTGCTGTAGGAACAAATCCTTTTGAAATGATTGCTACTACATTCCCACAAGGAACACTAAGTGGTGCTCCCAAATATATGGCGATGGAACTTATTGATAAATATGAAAAAACTTCCAGAGGTTACTATGGTGGCTGTATCGGATTTGTAGGATTCGACGGAAGCTGTAATCAGGCTATTATGATCCGGACATTCCTTAGTAAGAACAATACACTTTATTACCAGGCCGGAGCCGGAGTTGTAGCAAAATCCGATACTCAAAGTGAAGTGCAGGAAGTAAAAAACAAATTAAATGCATTAAAATCTGCATTAAAGAAAGCCAGTAAAATGGTTAATTATTAA
- a CDS encoding four helix bundle protein encodes MLMKEDNIIKQKSFDFAVRIIKLYQYLSSDKKEFILSKQILRSGTSVGAMIRESEHAQSKSDFIHKLSIAQKEINETIYWLELFQATDYLSVQEFESINEDAVEIIKLITSIIKTTKNNINN; translated from the coding sequence ATGCTTATGAAAGAGGATAACATCATTAAACAGAAAAGTTTTGATTTTGCGGTTCGGATCATAAAGCTTTATCAGTATTTATCAAGCGATAAAAAAGAGTTTATTTTAAGCAAACAGATATTGCGAAGTGGAACCAGTGTAGGTGCAATGATAAGAGAAAGTGAACATGCACAAAGTAAGTCAGACTTCATACATAAGCTATCTATCGCCCAAAAAGAAATTAATGAAACGATTTACTGGCTGGAATTATTTCAGGCTACTGATTATCTTTCAGTCCAAGAATTTGAAAGTATTAATGAGGATGCTGTTGAGATCATAAAATTGATAACAAGCATTATTAAAACCACAAAAAATAACATTAACAATTAA
- a CDS encoding anthranilate synthase component II, which produces MKILVFDNYDSFTYNLVQIIERIVGHSVDVIRNNQITLAEVDQYDKIILSPGPGVPSEAGILLDLIREYAPKKEIFGVCLGQQAIAEAFGGSLINLSEIYHGVATDVQVIKDNTLLFKDLPENFEAGRYHSWAVANENFPEELEITAVDDKGMIMALQHKNYNVHAVQFHPESILTPQGETILRNFLNA; this is translated from the coding sequence ATGAAGATATTAGTTTTTGACAATTACGATAGTTTTACATATAACCTTGTACAGATCATTGAAAGAATAGTCGGACATTCTGTAGACGTAATCAGGAATAATCAAATCACACTTGCTGAAGTAGATCAGTATGACAAAATCATTCTTTCACCAGGACCGGGGGTTCCTTCTGAAGCAGGTATACTTCTGGATTTGATAAGAGAATATGCTCCAAAAAAAGAAATCTTTGGTGTATGTCTTGGTCAGCAAGCTATTGCGGAAGCATTTGGCGGAAGCCTTATTAACCTTTCAGAAATATACCATGGTGTGGCCACTGACGTACAGGTTATAAAAGACAATACATTGCTGTTTAAAGATTTACCTGAAAACTTTGAAGCCGGAAGATACCACAGCTGGGCTGTAGCTAACGAAAACTTTCCTGAAGAATTGGAAATAACTGCCGTGGACGACAAAGGGATGATAATGGCGCTGCAACACAAAAACTACAATGTTCACGCTGTACAGTTTCACCCCGAAAGTATCCTTACACCACAAGGTGAAACTATTCTTAGAAACTTTTTAAATGCTTAA